The DNA sequence TCATCCCGACGTCGTTAAACGCATCGTCGACATGGGCTTTGAAGTTGGTAGCCACGGTCATAAACACGAAAATTTTAGCGAACACGATGAAGCGTGGATGCGCGAGCAAATTACGAAAGCCCATCAAATACTCGCTGATGTGACTGGTCAAAAAAGAATCAACCTGATCCGCCTGCCAAACGGCGACTTCGATAAGCGCACATTAAATGTCGCCAACAGCTTAGGTTATCGCGTGATCCAATGGGACACCGATTCGCTCGATTGGATGCGGAAAAGCGCCGACGAGATCGTGCAACGCGTGACGTCGAAAGCCCACCCGGGCGACATCGTTCTTTTTCACGCGAGTGATTCCGCAAAAAACACGCCAGAAGCTTTACCGCGGGTTATCAAAGAGCTAC is a window from the Numidum massiliense genome containing:
- the pdaB gene encoding polysaccharide deacetylase family sporulation protein PdaB codes for the protein MFWVLSGKKLKRTLVATVALVFAAGIYYANKQNINVFSMENEGPQAYYSVKTDDKVLALTFDISWGEEIVGPVLDTLKEANLNKATFFLSSPWAKSHPDVVKRIVDMGFEVGSHGHKHENFSEHDEAWMREQITKAHQILADVTGQKRINLIRLPNGDFDKRTLNVANSLGYRVIQWDTDSLDWMRKSADEIVQRVTSKAHPGDIVLFHASDSAKNTPEALPRVIKELREKGYSFATVSELIAGSTIKTDPVEDAKSD